The Mercurialis annua linkage group LG2, ddMerAnnu1.2, whole genome shotgun sequence genome contains a region encoding:
- the LOC126668153 gene encoding 2S seed storage albumin protein-like, producing the protein MAKLIPTLALISILLIIMIANASSARRTIITTVEIDETNPNPTGTEGQCREEVEKQDLNSCVQYMRQSISGESEGGGEEKQQLHQCCSRLKQVRDECQCQAIESAYQEMSGEVMRHQYPRVIRRVRSIPLSCELSEVECRIR; encoded by the coding sequence ATGGCAAAGCTCATACCTACACTGGCTCTCATCAGCATTCTCCTGATCATCATGATAGCCAACGCATCTTCCGCCCGCAGAACCATCATCACCACCGTCGAGATcgacgaaaccaacccaaacccAACAGGAACAGAAGGGCAATGCCGTGAGGAAGTGGAGAAGCAGGACTTGAACTCCTGCGTGCAGTACATGAGGCAATCAATATCAGGGGAATCCGAAGGAGGAGGAGAAGAAAAACAGCAGCTCCATCAGTGCTGCAGTCGACTGAAGCAAGTGCGAGATGAATGCCAATGTCAGGCGATTGAGTCTGCGTATCAGGAGATGAGTGGAGAGGTAATGAGACATCAGTACCCGAGAGTCATCCGTAGGGTAAGGAGCATTCCATTGTCTTGTGAGCTGAGCGAAGTGGAGTGTAGAATCAGATAA
- the LOC126668154 gene encoding uncharacterized protein LOC126668154: MRMALISKNKIKFVDGSITVPGKNDLGYDVWERCNTLVLSWLMRSLSPSIAQSVIWIDFAKDLWEDLHERFAQGDAVRISDLQNEIYSLKQGNSSVVDYFTHLGTVWDELSNLRPIPTCNCHSTCDCGLVEIVKKYHDQDFVIRFLKGLNDKFSVVKSQILLMEPLPSINRVFALVIQHERENGENVSAQPQMIESNILYAGKGNFNGQNYMQTQSASSSNFKPNTGYNQYNTNGSRRYSNNKKPTCTYCGGYGHPVEKCFKKHGYPPGYKPPVRNFNGTVNQLEIDESHNNNDPHVNGEDDNSPMILTKEQYNQLISLIHTQNPAQSYAQSHAHAQSHAQTYAQNQTYAQNQAYAQNQNSQPQINTLAANFNPIEEPGATDHIVSSLDSLINPKPVSHVFIRLPNSQKVQDIINWKTIGIAELRNGLYQLVHSDESVSCSNNMFVNSCKVSSQNLWHCRFGHPSFPRMRALYQLDNRIDTNQDFQCDVCHLAKQRKPSFPSPVVAKSLDPEGFRDWD; encoded by the exons ATGCGTATGGCACTTATTTCGAAGAACAAAATCAAGTTTGTTGATGGCAGCATCACAGTACCTGGAAAGAATGATCTTGGATATGATGTTTGGGAACGTTGCAATACTTTAGTGCTCTCATGGCTGATGAGATCACTTTCACCCTCTATAGCTCAGAGTGTGATTTGGATAGATTTTGCTAAAGATCTATGGGAAGATTTGCATGAAAGATTTGCTCAAGGAGATGCAGTAAGGATCTCTGATCTTCAGAATGAGATTTATTCTTTAAAACAAGGTAATTCATCTGTCGTTGATTATTTCACTCATTTGGGGACTGTTTGGGATGAGTTGAGCAATCTAAGGCCAATTCCTACTTGTAATTGTCATTCAACTTGTGATTGTGGACTTGTTGAAATTGTGAAGAAATATCATGATCAGGATTTTGTGATAAGATTTCTTAAAGGTCTTAATGACAAATTCTCTGTGGTTAAGTCACAGATTTTGTTAATGGAGCCTCTACCCTCTATTAATCGTGTATTTGCACTTGTGATCCAACATGAACGAGAAAATGGTGAAAATGTCTCTGCTCAGCCACAGATGATTGAATCCAACATCTTGTATGCTGGAAAAGGAAACTTTAATGGTCAAAACTACATGCAGACTCAATCTGCATCTAGTTCAAATTTTAAGCCTAACACTGGTTATAATCAGTACAATACCAATGGATCAAGGAGATATAGTAACAACAAGAAACCAACTTGTACTTACTGTGGAGGCTACGGCCATCCAGTTGAAAAATGCTTCAAGAAGCATGGATACCCTCCTGGTTATAAACCACCAGTCAGAAACTTCAATGGAACAGTAAACCAACTTGAGATAGATGAATCTCATAATAACAATGATCCTCATGTCAATGGTGAAGATGACAATTCACCCATGATTCTCACAAAGGAACAATACAATCAACTCATAAGCTTGATTCACACTCAGAATCCTGCTCAAAGTTATGCTCAGAGTCATGCTCATGCTCAGAGTCATGCTCAGACCTATGCTCAAAATCAGACCTATGCTCAGAACCAGGCTTATGCTCAGAATCAGAATTCTCAACCTCAGATTAATACCCTTGCTGCAAACTTCAATCCTATTGAAGAACCAG GGGCAACTGATCACATAGTCAGTTCCCTTGACTCATTGATTAATCCAAAACCAGTATCTCATGTGTTTATAAGACTACCTAATTCACAAAAGGTTCAA GACATTATCAATTGGAAGACGATTGGTATAGCTGAACTTCGCAATGGTTTATATCAATTAGTGCATTCTGATGAATCTGTTTCATGTTCAAATAATATGTTTGTTAATTCTTGTAAAGTTTCTTCTCAAAATTTGTGGCACTGCAGATTTGGCCACCCTTCTTTTCCTAGAATGCGTGCATTGTATCAACTAGATAATAGAATAGACACAAACCAAGACTTTCAATGTGATGTCTGTCATCTAGCTAAACAAAGAAAACCTTCATTTCCA